In a genomic window of Candidatus Thermoplasmatota archaeon:
- a CDS encoding DUF2240 family protein, translating into MSALEQTIAYIFKRKGKQEMSVKDFIYSLSIDLHWFSPDECKKLLNICIKSNLIIEENDTIKPNFAIENISIPLEFKPTKEILEYKKDLFIELVRELESVTKLDKKAIVAEINKLQSELNIEIEVAALLLAKKHNIDISYYIKELENVIAERAQ; encoded by the coding sequence TTGAGCGCTTTAGAGCAAACTATTGCTTATATATTCAAAAGGAAAGGCAAGCAAGAAATGAGTGTAAAAGATTTTATCTATTCACTTTCTATAGATTTGCATTGGTTTTCGCCCGATGAATGTAAGAAGCTGCTCAATATATGCATAAAATCAAATTTAATTATTGAAGAGAACGATACAATAAAGCCTAATTTTGCAATCGAGAACATTTCTATTCCTCTAGAATTCAAGCCTACCAAAGAAATTTTAGAGTACAAAAAAGATTTGTTTATAGAGCTTGTGAGAGAGCTTGAAAGCGTTACTAAGTTAGATAAGAAAGCTATAGTAGCAGAAATTAATAAACTGCAGAGCGAGCTTAATATTGAGATTGAAGTTGCTGCTTTGCTACTTGCTAAAAAGCATAATATTGATATCTCATATTATATCAAAGAGCTCGAAAATGTAATAGCTGAGAGAGCGCAGTAA
- the rpe gene encoding ribulose-phosphate 3-epimerase codes for MAVKIAPSIISADFAKLGEELKFLENANAELIHVDVMDGHFVPNITIGAGFVKALRSITRIPLDVHLMIQYPEKLVSQFESAGCDIITVHLESKGNISKALELIKSYNLKRGLAINPATKLSKALKFLNKIDVLLIMTVEPGFAGQKFMPSVIPKLEHARKVIDREKLNIELEVDGGINLSTAKSVIKAGADILVAGSFIFTGNIAENIRTLRAASC; via the coding sequence TCAATAATTTCAGCTGATTTTGCTAAACTTGGCGAAGAGCTAAAATTTTTAGAAAATGCGAATGCTGAGCTTATACATGTTGACGTTATGGACGGGCATTTCGTACCGAATATTACAATTGGCGCAGGCTTCGTTAAAGCGCTTAGAAGCATTACTAGAATACCTCTCGATGTGCATTTAATGATACAGTATCCTGAGAAGTTAGTTTCTCAGTTTGAGTCGGCAGGATGCGATATTATCACAGTTCATTTAGAATCGAAAGGTAATATTAGCAAGGCGTTAGAGCTAATCAAGAGCTACAATCTAAAAAGAGGTTTAGCTATCAATCCTGCAACGAAGCTTTCAAAAGCTCTTAAATTTCTTAACAAAATAGATGTCCTTCTAATAATGACTGTAGAGCCGGGTTTCGCAGGCCAGAAGTTTATGCCAAGCGTTATTCCTAAGCTGGAGCATGCGCGCAAAGTTATTGATAGAGAGAAGCTCAACATAGAGTTAGAAGTTGATGGCGGCATTAATTTGAGTACTGCTAAATCAGTTATAAAAGCAGGAGCTGATATTTTAGTTGCAGGCTCTTTTATCTTTACAGGCAATATAGCAGAAAATATTAGGACTCTGAGAGCAGCTTCTTGTTAA